TTTTGCCTGAAAGATGAGCTGTTTGCCATAGTACTGGCACCTCACACGAGCGACTTCGTTACCTATCGTCTCATGGGCATTGAGCCGTTCGTCATCCAGCTTATGAACATCGGACTCACCGAGCAGTTCATGACTCACATGCGCGTGGCTCTCTACACAGGTCTGCTCGTGGCATCGCCCTACGTGCTCTATCAGCTGTTCGGCTTCATAGCACCAGGTCTTTACCGGCAGGAGCGGAAGGCCGCCGTATGGATTACAGCATCGGCCTACGTGATGTTCATCCTCGGCACCCTCATCGACTATTTCATCATCTTTCCCTTGACAGTACGTTTCCTTGGCACCTATCAGGTGAGCGCCGACGTGGCCAACATGCTCACGCTTCAGAGCTATATCGACACGCTCATAGGCATGAGCTTCATCATGGGCATCGTCTTCGAACTACCTGTCGTCTGTGCCATCCTCGGACGTCTCGGCATCATCAACCGCGGTCTCATGAAGCGTTTCCGCCGCCATGCCATCGTAACCATTCTGATAGCTTCGGCCATCATCACTCCCACCACCGATGCCTTCACGCTTTTCATCGTGGCATTGCCCATCTGGATGCTCTATGAAGTG
This region of Prevotella sp. E13-27 genomic DNA includes:
- the tatC gene encoding twin-arginine translocase subunit TatC, with the protein product MTDELQQTATFWEHLDELRSCIIRSLAVVAVAAIAAFCLKDELFAIVLAPHTSDFVTYRLMGIEPFVIQLMNIGLTEQFMTHMRVALYTGLLVASPYVLYQLFGFIAPGLYRQERKAAVWITASAYVMFILGTLIDYFIIFPLTVRFLGTYQVSADVANMLTLQSYIDTLIGMSFIMGIVFELPVVCAILGRLGIINRGLMKRFRRHAIVTILIASAIITPTTDAFTLFIVALPIWMLYEVSILLVRK